A region of Anguilla anguilla isolate fAngAng1 chromosome 18, fAngAng1.pri, whole genome shotgun sequence DNA encodes the following proteins:
- the LOC118217821 gene encoding mitochondrial import inner membrane translocase subunit Tim23, protein MDNNLPGSGGSKGGFGSLFGGAAPEYSNTELAGVPLTGMSPLSPYLNVDPRYLTQDSDEFILPTGANKTRGRFELAFFTIGGCCITGATFGALNGLRMGLAETRDMAWSKPRNVQILNLVTRQGATWANTLGSLALLYSVLGVVIEKARGAEDDLNTVAAGTMTGMLYKSTGGLRGVARGGLAGLAISGLYALYSNWDHLKGRSPTHF, encoded by the exons ATGGATAATAACTTGCCGGGGTCTGGCGGGTCCAAGGGGGGATTTGGTAGTCTTTTTGGGGGTGCGGCACCTGAATATTCCAACACTGAGCTCGCCGGAGTGCCAT TAACAGGAATGAGCCCCCTCTCCCCTTATCTGAACGTGGACCCCCGATACCTAACGCAG GACAGCGATGAGTTTATCCTGCCCACGGGAGCCAATAAGACGCGTGGGCGGTTTGAGCTGGCCTTTTTCACCATCGGGGGCTGCTGCATTACAG GGGCTACATTCGGAGCTCTTAATGGCCTTCGCATGGGGCTGGCGGAGACGAGAGACATGGCATGGTCCAAGCCTCGAAACGTACA GATCCTGAACCTGGTGACGCGGCAGGGGGCCACGTGGGCAAACACGCTGGGCTCGCTGG CGCTGCTGTACAGCGTGCTCGGCGTGGTGATCGAGAAGGCCAGGGGGGCGGAGGACGACCTCAACACGGTGGCGGCCGGGACGATGACGGGAATGCTCTACAAGTCCACAG GAGGGCTGCGCGGGGTTGCCAGGGGCGGCCTGGCGGGCCTGGCCATTTCGGGACTGTACGCCCTCTACAGCAACTGGGATCATCTGAAGGGCCGCTCCCCCACCCACTTCTAA
- the LOC118217819 gene encoding zinc finger protein 135-like — protein sequence MEIEYVTVGLDPQVTEYIVEEADVESSFSPTHVKAEPDQDFNENNSQVPCPNLATEEIKLEPDAGTYEHTDVYLDQNSEATAQAETCLEQAIYIAKEGQPAEVLYQIKDEMEESDSDILGVGRFHAKGKKQLKRQKKKPTVKRMKPLSTPTESDLANVGHLLGQGGVHAGFESYICTECGKSFRGKENMLKHLQSHAQDGSHTCVRCKEKFPDSGSLLRHVKCAHTHKEEFHCSLCGTYFQTANTFARHMRIHSGDEVFVCSDCGKNFRHRSSLSRHQHIHRLEEEEDSLIQCGYSSSSSTSSISSSSSSSSSSSSSSSTSNSSSRTFPSPAKRSKALFTSPKLVIHEKKTPPKSFLCVKCGKRFNHSSSLSRHRLTHLEDKKPLPSISTELKSPPRKPSAQRGKPFTCTHCDKRFAHSSSLRRHVQTHEQMPYQCPLCHKGFLTLAALSSHQRCHQDGKSRQDRKVHSCFECGKSFSHSSSLSRHRHTHLQVQRVSAGQYVDTNSLSLFQSSVDFIPTLNEKLVVKP from the coding sequence ATGGAAATAGAGTACGTAACAGTTGGTCTCGACCCCCAAGTAACTGAATACATTGTAGAAGAAGCTGATGTAGAGTCTAGCTTCTCGCCTACCCATGTGAAAGCCGAACCTGATCaagattttaatgaaaataatagtCAGGTACCTTGTCCCAACCTGGCTACTGAAGAAATTAAATTGGAGCCAGATGCAGGTACCTATGAACACACAGATGTGTACTTGGACCAAAACTCAGAAGCCACAGCTCAAGCTGAAACTTGCCTTGAGCAGGCCATTTATATCGCTAAGGAGGGGCAACCCGCTGAAGTACTTTACCAGATTAAAGATGAAATGGAAGAATCGGACTCTGACATATTGGGGGTTGGCCGGTTCCATgctaagggaaaaaaacaattgaaaaggcagaaaaaaaagccaaccGTTAAGAGGATGAAACCTCTTAGCACTCCCACAGAGTCAGACTTGGCCAACGTTGGGCATTTACTTGGGCAGGGCGGAGTTCACGCAGGGTTCGAGTCTTACATTTGCACTGAGTGCGGAAAGAGCTTCAGAGGAAAGGAGAACATGCTGAAGCACCTTCAGAGCCACGCGCAGGACGGCTCGCACACCTGCGTCCGGTGCAAGGAGAAATTTCCGGATTCTGGAAGCCTACTCAGACACGTGAAGTGTGCGCACACGCATAAAGAAGAATtccactgctctctgtgtggaACGTACTTTCAGACTGCAAACACGTTTGCCAGGCACATGAGGATTCACTCCGGTGATGAAGTGTTCGTCTGCTCTGACTGTGGGAAGAATTTCCGCCATAGGTCTAGTCTGTCGAGACATCAGCATATTCATAGgcttgaggaggaggaggattcTTTAATCCAGTGTGgttatagtagtagtagtagtaccagTAGTatcagcagtagcagtagtagctcTAGTAGTAGCTCTAGTAGTAGCAGCAcaagtaatagtagtagcagaaCTTTTCCATCGCCTGCTAAACGTTCAAAGGCTTTATTTACATCACCTAAACTAGTCATACATGAGAAGAAGACTCCACCTAAATCATTCTTGTGTGTCAAATGTGGGAAGAGATTTAATCATTCCTCCAGCCTTTCGCGACACAGGCTGACTCACCTGGAGGATAAAAAACCGTTGCCCAGCATCTCCACGGAACTGAAAAGCCCCCCCAGGAAGCCGTCGGCGCAGCGAGGAAAGCCTttcacgtgcacacactgcGACAAGCGCTTCGCCCACTCCTCAAGCCTCCGCAGGCACGTGCAAACTCACGAGCAGATGCCGTATCAGTGCCCCCTTTGCCACAAGGGTTTCCTCACGTTAGCAGCACTCAGCAGCCACCAGAGGTGTCACCAGGACGGCAAGAGTCGGCAAGACAGGAAAGTGCACTCGTGCTTTGAGTGCGGCAAATCGTTCAGTCATTCCTCGAGCCTTTCAAGACACCGCCATACTCACTTGCAGGTGCAGCGTGTGTCAGCGGGGCAGTACGTTGACACTAATTCACTTTCGCTTTTTCAGTCTTCAGTGGATTTTATTCCAACGCTCAATGAGAAATTGGTGGTGAAACCATAA